The DNA region ATAacgtgaaaaatatttttattaatgtgaaaaatttttgtttttcaaagtacttgaaatatatcaaaataatatttttattattttttaaattttatttttaatattaatacatcaaaactatttaaaattatatataaaaaaaattagttttcaaaaacttttttaaatgcGAAAACAAAGACGCTCTACCTATCATAGTCATGGGCCTCATGGCAATAGAAAAATATAGAACCTTTTAATGACCAACCAAATATTGGCAGCCTTCCACGTTCTACCAACCCCGGTGCGTAAATCCCAAAACAGCCCTCCAAGTCCGAAGTCCAAGTTGGTGAGGTGAGGGCAGTCAGACACGAGGTTggtacaaataataataaagtttaaaaccCCCCCGTCTTCCTTGTTATTTTCGGCGAggagaaaaacaagaaggagCGAACCAAACACTCAACGAATTTTTCTCTCCCGCACTAACAACtctttcttccccaaaccaaatcaaaaccaaaatggATGCCAAACTTCGAAACCCAGAAACCCCAGAATCCAtttcagaagaagaaaaacagcaACTTGCCATTGTCTCTTCATCCCCTTTTGCCActgcttctctttctctttctctctccaccaTTCTACCTACCCATTTTTTAACTCGACCTCAAATCTCAGCTCTTTTTTCCTATCCACCAACCAAGGCGAAAATACCTACTCAAGCCACCTCTCTAACtcacctctctctcttttcctccaCTTCTTCTCCTAAACTCTCCTTTAAGTCTACCATCTCTGCCAACCCTCTTCAAACCCCCCTCACTCTTGGCCCCCGCCGCCCCTCTGACCCCTCCAATGCTGCCGGAACTCGCCGAGCTTGCATCGTTTGGTTTCGCAATGACTTGCGTGTCCATGACAATGAGTGcctcaactctgccaacaacgACTCTATGTCTGTTTTGCCTGTTTATTGTTTCGACCCGAGAGATTACGGCAAATCCTCTTCTGGGTTTGATAAAACTGGACGTTATCGTGCCAATTTCTTGATTGAATCCGTATCTGACCTGCGCAAGAACTTGCAGGCTAGAGGATCTGATCTTGTGGTGAGAGTGGGGAGACCGGAGACCGTGTTGGTTGAATTGGCAAAGGCTATTGGAGCTGATGCTGTGTATGCGCATAAAGAGGTGTCTCATGATGAGGTTAAGGCAGAGGACAAGATTGAGGAGGTTATGAAAGATGAGGGAGTTGAGGTTAAGTACTTTTGGGGAAGTACTTTGTATCATTTGGATGATTTGCCTTTCAAGTTGGAAGATATGCCATCGAATTATGGTGGGTTTAAGGAGAAAGTGCAGGGTTTGGAGATTAGGAAGACCGTTGAGACCTTGGATGAATTAAAGGTTTTGCCTTCAAGAGGAGATGTGGAGCCTGGGGATATCCCTAATCTATTGGATTTGGGTCTCAACCCAGCTCAGGTTCGGCCTCTTTATAactgttttgctttttttgctATGCTTGTGTGCTTATATTATCATGTTAGAGATGTTGGCATGGTTATGAAAACTGTGTTTATGATGACTGTGTTTTACTAGGAAGAATGTGAATAGAAATTAGGCTTTGATTAGAAGGCTAAGATATAACTTGAAATGAAAAGGTTTTATAAGTGAACAATATGATGTTCAAATATGAAGGATGGATACTGGATGAAAACAGTGTTTATATAGTAGATCAATCTTACCTCGTAATGCTATAATCTTGTAATCTGAATTGCCAACATTCTGCATCGTTAGCCTGAATCCTTTCTGATCCCAGGTTCTCATTTTTCAATATGGATACACTGTTGAAAATTGGTTTTCTGTTTGCTACCTTTTTGGATTTCCATTCCTCTTGAAACTGCAACTTCTAATCCTGTTTGTCTTGCATATTCAGAAACCATTGATCCAAACAGAATGCTTTGCAACCTTCTTATTGGCACCTTTGATTGCACTGATGATACTGTCCTTCAATGAAAATGCAGGATGGGAAGGCAACTGCAAATGCTTCTATGGTGGGAGGCGAGGCTGAAGCACTACAGAGGCTCCAGAAATTTGCAGCTGAGTGCCAAGCACAACCTCCCAAGGGAACCAATGGCAGCCATGACAGCATATATGGCGCAAACTTTTCCTGCAAAATCTCTCCATGGCTCACAGCGGGATGCATTTCTCCCCGTTCCATGTTTGATGAGCTTAAGAAGACTGCTACAAGGTGtgcccttgatttttttttctcttttctttcccttttaatGCTGTTGCAATATTTAGAAAGCAGGCACTCATTAATGATAGATTTGATTGATAGAACAATTTCTGGTGCCTCAAAtcgtggtggtggtggtggctgtTCACCTGATACTGGAATGAACTGGTTGATGTTTGAGTTGCTGTGGAGGGATTTCTTCAGGTAACTGGAAAATTCATATAACTTGCATGCCTACATTTAGTATTCCATATTTCCTTGATTTCAATACCTTTGTTGGCATTTTATGGTGTGAGCATTGCACAAAGCAGGTTATCCTTCAATTTCTGCTAGGTTGTCTTATTCTGCCGttttaatctcttaaaaaaaatgtttttgccaGCTTCTTACATCATTGTTCTCTTGCAGATTCATTACCAAGAAATACAGTGCTCCAAGGAAACAGCTGGAAGCAATTCCAGCCACAGCTTGCACCACGGGTGCATTTGCTTAGGCAAGACATTGTTTTGTTGGCGAAAAGGAAATTTGCCCTGAATTGGGGGATCGTTTCCTGCCCACTGATGAATGGAGCCGCTAGACGTTGTAGTAGGATTGTTAACGGGAGTTGCTGCAATAAATTGGTTGAATTGGGACGCCTGCCTCATTTAGAGAATTTTATATTTACGTGCCCTCTTGTGAATATGCATTTAAGTATTTTTCCCCCCTGCTTTTCGCTGAGGATCAAATTCACCTTGCAAAACTGGAATTATATTTTCACAAATTGGGTAGTTGATCCCCTAGCCAAGTCAGACAATGAGACAAATGCTTTTAAGTATGTGTCGCGTGTAATCCGAATCAATGAATGGTTTTTATCCATGAGAAGCCATAAAACTTAGaaacctaaaaaagaagaaagtagcTGTTTATACATGCTGTTACATCTCATTTTCCATCATCAGCTGCAGTGTAATGTCCTAGCGTTTATCGGATCTCAACCCCAGAAGCTCGTCAAGATTATTGAGACCCAGGTTTGCTAGCATCTTGAATGAGGTGATTCAAATTGTTAGATGTCATCTGATGTTGGTACGTGATAGTACAGTCCTTGACAGTTCTGCTGCTTCCAAAGCTTGCAGATGAACTGAGAAATCCCCACTTCACGTATACAATATTAGTACTTAGTTTTTACAGCCATGCCGCGGGGCTGTAGGGATGAAAGATGGATGCATTGATTTTATGTTCTTGACATCTTACTTATTCTCTGCTTGTGCTGTCCTCCAACGCTGTTGTCAAGTGATCCTTTTTTGCTTTGGAGCAAGATTCTTGTGTAGACAATGCACCTTGGGGCCCCACGTCTGCTTTCAAGGCTTTCCAGAAAAAGTCATACTTGGCCATTgtgaaaacaaacatgaatGGCGAAATCGAGCAGCCTGTTAAAGTCTTGCCCACACGTAGGAAATTACAATACATGCGCACTGGATCTTTCCCGGGGTTAGTTCAAGCTCATGGGATCCTGGGTTGTGAGCAAAATAAGCATAGCAGATCAGACCAATGCTGTTGATTCGAATCTGTAGTGCTGTATTACAACAGAATGATATAAAGCGAATCCTAAAAGACCTTAATTGGAGAGAATTCAATGGATACAAGAGACCTTTCAAATATTGGGAAGCAACCCAAAAGGAAcggaaataaattttatttaaaagctttCTATCAAATAATGCCAGAGACTCTGAGGGAGGAGAgcacaacaaaaataatccaAAGCAACATGAAATACACAAATGTTACCCATGCCCAGATCCTTGGCCCTCCAAGTTCTGCTTTCAGTGTCAAACGCCTGAGCACGAGAACAGCAATACAGCCTATAGAAGTACAGAAGAAAACAAGCAATGAAAAGCTGAGTCCAGCAGCATTTTGAATGCGCAACGGTTCGTTGTACATGAAAAAATTGTAGGCAGTGTCAATAAGCCATGGAATGCCGATTCCTACATATATGTTCACCGAATTgctggaaagaaaagaaaaggacagaTCAGTTCATGTTTGTTCTGCATGATAATAGAATTTTATATCTCTCAGCAGGTGGTAAGACAAAGTTTCACAAAGAGAGAATTTGAAGGCTAGAAAGATGAAGAGAATAAACAAAACTCCAGTCCTTGTACATTGAATTCTCTACCTCTCAAATTTACCACTTGTAATTCCTAAGAGTATTATCATTTCGGAGAACATCTCTCCACTGTTAATTTGCTTGAACAACTTCAAAGAGATTGAAGATTTGGCACGTGTCCTCCTTTACCATTTCAGTTTTACATATCATAATAGTATTACATAAAGGTCAGCATTAGACTTGCATGAATTTATTCTGTCTTTGGGTTTGGATTTTAACAGCACACtacaataagataaaaaaaaaaaaaaaatagctgtcTTTCCTTAATCTGATACCAACATCCAGTATTCAGAACCACAAGCATAACAAAAACCCATTACCAGCTATAATACTCAAACCAATGAGGTTCCCCTGAATCTCTTTTGGAAAAAGAAACATTGTGATGGAAACATTTAGGTATTTGAAAACGACCAAATATTATGTAAGAAAGTCCCAAATTAAGTACAGCAATGAAAAACCTGCAAGTGATGTTTGCAATGGCAGAGTCTGCTGTTGTCTGGCGTTCAGCAGCAATCTTACTCGCCACTAAATCCGGCCATGAAGTTCCACTAGCTAATGCTGTGAATGCAATGACATAAGCATTTATTCCTGCAATGATATAAACCATTTGTGAAAACAAAGGTGAGTAGATATAGGATGATAATCAACAACTCCAGGAAAGGAAACTGGGATAATAATTTGTAGAGAGTTTGGAAACCTGTGACACAGCTTATGATATCAGTGAGCTTTGTTACAATGTAAGCTATTCCACTGATGAATAgtagagagaaaataaaggcAATCCAGCCATGAGCAAAATGATATGGAGGCACAAAAGCGAACAAAAGTCTCCAAGGTGCAAGGATTAGTTGCCAGGAAATTCTTGCTACCCGTAGATGAATACTGTTTAGTTTTCTTGATTCTAGACTTTCCAactgtttataaaaaaacttgaaattattCCCCCAAAATATAGCAGGAAAAGAAAcggaaaataagaaaattttgcaGACAACCATGAGCAAAAAGAAGGTTAAACATAGACTTCCATGCACAAAGCTGtttgataaaatcacaaaatgaACTCCATGAAAGGCAATGGGTGCCAGATAATATTACAATGGCATGAGATGtgtgaaaatttatttaacacaGCGAGAAATGATCCTgggcattattattttttaccagTAAGGAAAACATATTGATTAAAGCAAAAGGTGCCAAAAAAGGGCACCACCACCTGGATACAGAAAGTATCCAAAGGACTCCTGGAATAATTCTTGGCCAGAAAGAATTAGCCATCAATTTCTTACAGCAGTCACTAAAAATACACGCATATATATAGCATGGGTTGCAATACCGTCAGTGCATCCACAAATTGCTCTTTCCAAAGAGAAAGCACATGTAAATCTTTCTCCTGGTGAAAATGTTTGTTGGAGGATTCAGCTGCGTCATCTGTTACAGGCAATTTTTGATAGACTGGACCTGAACAGAAAAAATTCTAGGTTGAAAAGGATACAGTTACAAAAATTCATGGTTGGGTTCTAATCTGTCATCGTCTCACATATGCAAAACCTAATTGATACAGCAACTTGATTGTTTGACTATAATGATTTCATTTAAACACTATACAgggtgtcttagctttctagcaTTGAGTATGTATGTGCTTATttgagagaaaaggagagaagcaAAGCATGCTCGATAGGCTAAAGGACAAAGATTTACAGAAAAGATCCTAGCTAGAAAAGAATCCTTAAGCCTTGCTTAGGGAATAAGATATAATTATAATGCTCCTTCACATAAAGAAAACCTCACAGTTCAgtttaatttctcatttttttggtAAACATGGAAAGCATTAATACATATGTTCTTAATTAACATGTCTTAAGTTGCATTACCATTCCACCACCAATTGTGTTAGTTGTAAGTTTAATATTCTATTATCATCTTATATCATTGTAATCTCACAGTGACTTTAAGGCCTGATACTTCTATAAGATGAATTAGGTGGAAACATATTTGCAGTGTTAACCATGCCAGTCACACCCACAATTCATGACCACATAtgaaaatttacaataaatggTATGTGGCCCACTTTTCATGAACTGTTTAAGAGTCGAGTGCTAAGGTATGAAAGTTGTTCAAGTACCATAAGAATTAGTGCAGAAATGCACCTGTACCATTATTTGAATGGATAGAGAATATGTCAACAACATTCCTATTTTCTTCACCAACTTGAATTATCTCAGAGTCAGAGTACTCCCCATACACATTGTTCTCGTGCGTAGGAGAAGGGACCTCTCCCGGCACCCACTCCTCTGGCCTTTCCGTTCTTGGACTTCAGATTACAAGAAGCATCAGAAGCAGGATGATTGAACACAGAACCAGATAAGTGATTGCTTTTATTCaacaagaagataaaaaggGAGAAAGAAAGACATACATAGGAAGAGATAAGTAAGGCCAGCGCTTGTCTTGAGCATAAGCATGCATTAGAAGTAAACCATATTGCAATACCGTCAATAAGGCTTCCCAAAGTGTAATGACATTCGGGGTCCATACCTGCAACACAAAGCAAGAGTCAAGACCTTTTTATTGCCAAGAAAGTGCTGATATATGTAAGCTTCAATCACAAATACATCTTTTCAAATGCAGTTAAGTTTTCtgcttctattaaaaaaaataggaaagaaaagaacaaaacatgAGATAATCACATCATGAACCCCACCTGCAGTGACATTTATTTTATCCATTTGATGCAATCCAGATATAATTTCAAGAACCGCTAGTAGGAAACAGGGAGGTTTAGTCAATGACAACTATCCAGCTATAACATACCATAGCATAACCAgtctatattaaaataaactaatgcATATGTACATATGTAGTGTAGTTCAGAACATTGACAATGGAACACAAGAGCAACAATATGAACATGTCCAGGAAAGTTAAAAGATCCAGTGGCTAAAAGCAAAAATGAAGATCTTAATCAatgaatcaaaacatatatagcaAATCCATAATATACTCCAAAATTGTTCACTGTTGCAGTTCACATGAGAGGGGAATGGGGAAATTAcctctaaaattatataaagccAAATGTATGCCCAGAAAGACCAAAACAGCTCCACCAGCCAAACTCCTATATCAGCTATCTTTTTCAATTCTCCGGCTTTCGGAACCACAACACAAACAGCATGGATTGGAAAAAGGTCAAATGCAGCAGAGCCAACAAGTGTTCCAGGACCCATCCCTATACATTTAGTAATTTTGCAAACTGTCAAAAATGTCAACTTGAGACACCACTCACTTTTCACACAAATTTTGCAAACTGTCAATAATAGGAAGCCAAATGATTCAAAATGTAAGACAAACATCACCAATCTGATTGTTATCGACCACTACTAACATGTCAACAGGGAATCatacaaacattaaaaaaagtttatacaaGGATGAGAGAGGCGGTGAAAAAGATTGTTAACTTCATCAAATCAAACTTGATAGAATTTTATTTGCATCATCACAAATTAACAACATAATAAATACaggaccatttaaaaaaaaccgcaTATTCAATCTGTAAATTTCAAAACCTTACAACTTTTTTCTCTCACAATAACATTTTCACTGATTATAGATATGCAAGAACTTTCATTAACCATAGAAAATCGATCAGGTAACTCCAAGCTGAGCTCACTGATGGCCAACCCCGCCCAGTATATGAAAGATAGAAGGAAACAATGATGTCATTTTCCTAATATTATTTGGCTTGGCAAGATGAGAGTAGGGCATAAATTGCCAACGCctggaaaaaacaaagaggcaaacagcctataaataaataaataaaattgactcCACTTGGTTCAACAGCTAGCGAGTGAGGAAATCATGGATGGCCGAAATAGTAAAGACAACAGCTTAGGATTAAACAACAAGCGCACAGGTTCAATATATATGATATCACAAACCTCATACTTATGCATCCAAATTCAATTGAAATG from Populus alba chromosome 14, ASM523922v2, whole genome shotgun sequence includes:
- the LOC118041469 gene encoding blue-light photoreceptor PHR2 encodes the protein MDAKLRNPETPESISEEEKQQLAIVSSSPFATASLSLSLSTILPTHFLTRPQISALFSYPPTKAKIPTQATSLTHLSLFSSTSSPKLSFKSTISANPLQTPLTLGPRRPSDPSNAAGTRRACIVWFRNDLRVHDNECLNSANNDSMSVLPVYCFDPRDYGKSSSGFDKTGRYRANFLIESVSDLRKNLQARGSDLVVRVGRPETVLVELAKAIGADAVYAHKEVSHDEVKAEDKIEEVMKDEGVEVKYFWGSTLYHLDDLPFKLEDMPSNYGGFKEKVQGLEIRKTVETLDELKVLPSRGDVEPGDIPNLLDLGLNPAQDGKATANASMVGGEAEALQRLQKFAAECQAQPPKGTNGSHDSIYGANFSCKISPWLTAGCISPRSMFDELKKTATRTISGASNRGGGGGCSPDTGMNWLMFELLWRDFFRFITKKYSAPRKQLEAIPATACTTGAFA
- the LOC118041468 gene encoding magnesium/proton exchanger isoform X3 — translated: MASAYNQSDGGRFGDTNIVGHEKCESYFLFRGETTLGEGFRTFLYFLGLAYCFIGLSAITARFFRSMENVVKQSRKVVEIDPNTNAEVIRYEKVWNYAIADISLLAFGTSFPQISLATIDAIQNIGNLYAGGMGPGTLVGSAAFDLFPIHAVCVVVPKAGELKKIADIGVWLVELFWSFWAYIWLYIILEVWTPNVITLWEALLTVLQYGLLLMHAYAQDKRWPYLSLPIPRTERPEEWVPGEVPSPTHENNVYGEYSDSEIIQVGEENRNVVDIFSIHSNNGTGPVYQKLPVTDDAAESSNKHFHQEKDLHVLSLWKEQFVDALTLESLESRKLNSIHLRVARISWQLILAPWRLLFAFVPPYHFAHGWIAFIFSLLFISGIAYIVTKLTDIISCVTGINAYVIAFTALASGTSWPDLVASKIAAERQTTADSAIANITCRLYCCSRAQAFDTESRTWRAKDLGMGNICVFHVALDYFCCALLPQSLWHYLIESF
- the LOC118041468 gene encoding magnesium/proton exchanger isoform X2, giving the protein MASAYNQSDGGRFGDTNIVGHEKCESYFLFRGETTLGEGFRTFLYFLGLAYCFIGLSAITARFFRSMENVVKQSRKVVEIDPNTNAEVIRYEKVWNYAIADISLLAFGTSFPQISLATIDAIQNIGNLYAGGMGPGTLVGSAAFDLFPIHAVCVVVPKAGELKKIADIGVWLVELFWSFWAYIWLYIILEVWTPNVITLWEALLTVLQYGLLLMHAYAQDKRWPYLSLPIPRTERPEEWVPGEVPSPTHENNVYGEYSDSEIIQVGEENRNVVDIFSIHSNNGPVYQKLPVTDDAAESSNKHFHQEKDLHVLSLWKEQFVDALTLESLESRKLNSIHLRVARISWQLILAPWRLLFAFVPPYHFAHGWIAFIFSLLFISGIAYIVTKLTDIISCVTGINAYVIAFTALASGTSWPDLVASKIAAERQTTADSAIANITCSNSVNIYVGIGIPWLIDTAYNFFMYNEPLRIQNAAGLSFSLLVFFCTSIGCIAVLVLRRLTLKAELGGPRIWAWVTFVYFMLLWIIFVVLSSLRVSGII
- the LOC118041468 gene encoding magnesium/proton exchanger isoform X1; the protein is MASAYNQSDGGRFGDTNIVGHEKCESYFLFRGETTLGEGFRTFLYFLGLAYCFIGLSAITARFFRSMENVVKQSRKVVEIDPNTNAEVIRYEKVWNYAIADISLLAFGTSFPQISLATIDAIQNIGNLYAGGMGPGTLVGSAAFDLFPIHAVCVVVPKAGELKKIADIGVWLVELFWSFWAYIWLYIILEVWTPNVITLWEALLTVLQYGLLLMHAYAQDKRWPYLSLPIPRTERPEEWVPGEVPSPTHENNVYGEYSDSEIIQVGEENRNVVDIFSIHSNNGTGPVYQKLPVTDDAAESSNKHFHQEKDLHVLSLWKEQFVDALTLESLESRKLNSIHLRVARISWQLILAPWRLLFAFVPPYHFAHGWIAFIFSLLFISGIAYIVTKLTDIISCVTGINAYVIAFTALASGTSWPDLVASKIAAERQTTADSAIANITCSNSVNIYVGIGIPWLIDTAYNFFMYNEPLRIQNAAGLSFSLLVFFCTSIGCIAVLVLRRLTLKAELGGPRIWAWVTFVYFMLLWIIFVVLSSLRVSGII